The stretch of DNA AAAGGTAGCGGTTCGCCAATTGAGTTGCAATTGATTATGGGAAGGTCGGCATTAATGCTTATATTTGCTGCGCAAAAAGCAAAGCCAGCATCATATCAGAATGAAATATTTCGAAAAATCACCGGCGGTACTGCTCCTTGAGGACGGTACCGTTTTTTATGGCCGTTCGGCAGGGAAGATAGGAACCGCAACCGGAGAAATATGTTTCAATACGGGCATGACCGGATATCAGGAGGTATTTACCGATCCGTCTTACTTCGGACAGATCATGGTTACCACCAACGTGCATATTGGAAACTATGGCATTCACGCCGATGAAAGTGAATCTGACCGCATGAAGATTGCCGGTCTGGTCTGCCGCAATTTTACCAGTATGTTCTCGCGTATAGGCGCCCAGGGAGATATCCAGGAATACTTTCTGGAACAGAACATGGTCGCGATCACCGATGTGGATACGCGTGCACTCGTTCGCCACATCCGCAGCAAGGGTGCAATGAATGCCGTGATATCATCCGCCGAGCTGGACCTGGATAAACTGAAGGCCATTCTTTCAGAAACCCCATCCATGGAAGGCCTGGAACTGGCATCAAAAGTATCTGTCAAAGAACCATATGATCTTGGTGACAAAGATGCACAGGTGAAAGTAGCAGTGCTGGACCTCGGTGTAAAGCAGAATATCTTAAGATGTCTCCTGGATCAGGGATGCCAGCTACGGGTATTCCCATACAATACCTCCATTGAAGAAATGATGGAGTGGAATCCGGATGGATTCATGATCTCCAATGGCCCTGGTGATCCGGCTCCACTGACTGGTGTCGTGGAAACCATGAAGAAGATCATCGCCACGGATCTGCCGGTTTTCGGAATATGCCTGGGACATCAGATCATCGCACTCGCCAATGGTATTTCTACTTTTAAGATGCACCATGGTCACCGTGGCATCAACCATCCGGTAAAGAATCTTGATACCGGTAAATGTGAGATCACTTCGCAAAATCACGGGTTTGGTGTGACTGCCGAGGATGTGAAGAACAATGCGAATATCGAAGTGACCCACATCAATCTGAATGATGATACCATCGAAGGTTTTAAGTTGAAAGACCGCAAAGTATTCTCCGTACAATATCATCCGGAAGCAGCGCCCGGACCCAATGACGCAAGATATTTATTCGAACAGTTCATGGTCTTTATCCGTGAAACACAAAACGTAAACGCATAAAACATTATGGGACACATCTCAGTCATTCATGCCCGCCAGATACTCGATTCAAGAGGTAATCCCACTATTGAAGTGGAGGTGTACACCGATGCAGGAGGCCAGGGCCGTGCTGCGGTTCCGTCAGGAGCTTCCACCGGAAAACATGAAGCGGTAGAACTAAGAGATGGTGATAAGGGAAAGTACCTGGGTAAAGGTGTGACAAAAGCAGTGCAGAATGTTAATACCGTACTCGCTGAAGAATTACGTGGTGTTTACATCTTTGACCAGGATGGAATTGACCGTACCATGGTGGCTCTTGATGGAAGCGATAACAAAGGCAACCTCGGTGCCAACGCAATTCTTGGCGTTTCACTTGCCTGCGCAAGAGCAGCTGCAGACGAACTCGGTCAACCCCTGTATCGTTATGTAGGTGGTGTCAATGCCAACCTGTTGCCCGTTCCCATGATGAACATCCTTAACGGTGGCGCACATGCGGATAACAAAATTGATTTCCAGGAATTCATGATCATGCCTACTGGAGCGGAAACGTTTTCCGAATCCCTGCGCATGGGCACCGAAGTCTTTCATCAGCTGAAGCAGGTGTTGAAAGACAAGGGACATTCTACCAACGTTGGAGATGAGGGTGGTTTCGCACCCAACCTGAAGTCCAATGAAGAAGCCATCAAAGTGGTTATTCAGGCTATTGAAAAGGCAGGATACCGTCCGGGCGAGGATATCTTCATCGCCATGGATGCTGCGGCTTCAGAGATGTATGATGCCAAAAAGAAGAAATACCATTTCAAATGGTCAAGTGGTGAATACCTGACCTCTTCGGAGATGGTTACCTTCTGGGCAGACTGGGCAAATAAATATCCGATCATTTCCATTGAAGACGGCCTGGATGAGGATGACTGGAAAGGCTGGGTCGAACTCACCGAAGAGTTAGGCGATGAAGTGCAACTGGTGGGTGATGACCTGTTCGTAACCAATTCGGAGCGCCTGGCTGAAGGTATCTCTAAAAGAGCTGCGAACTCCATCCTGGTAAAGGTGAATCAGATCGGTACACTTACCGAAACGATCAATGCAGTGGAGATGGCACAACGCAACGGTTACTTCTCCGTGATGAGTCACCGTTCGGGTGAAACGGAAGATACCACCATTGCCGATCTGGCGATTGCGCTGAAGACCGGGCAGATCAAAACAGGATCTGCATCCCG from Flavobacteriales bacterium encodes:
- the carA gene encoding glutamine-hydrolyzing carbamoyl-phosphate synthase small subunit; translated protein: MKYFEKSPAVLLLEDGTVFYGRSAGKIGTATGEICFNTGMTGYQEVFTDPSYFGQIMVTTNVHIGNYGIHADESESDRMKIAGLVCRNFTSMFSRIGAQGDIQEYFLEQNMVAITDVDTRALVRHIRSKGAMNAVISSAELDLDKLKAILSETPSMEGLELASKVSVKEPYDLGDKDAQVKVAVLDLGVKQNILRCLLDQGCQLRVFPYNTSIEEMMEWNPDGFMISNGPGDPAPLTGVVETMKKIIATDLPVFGICLGHQIIALANGISTFKMHHGHRGINHPVKNLDTGKCEITSQNHGFGVTAEDVKNNANIEVTHINLNDDTIEGFKLKDRKVFSVQYHPEAAPGPNDARYLFEQFMVFIRETQNVNA
- the eno gene encoding phosphopyruvate hydratase; amino-acid sequence: MGHISVIHARQILDSRGNPTIEVEVYTDAGGQGRAAVPSGASTGKHEAVELRDGDKGKYLGKGVTKAVQNVNTVLAEELRGVYIFDQDGIDRTMVALDGSDNKGNLGANAILGVSLACARAAADELGQPLYRYVGGVNANLLPVPMMNILNGGAHADNKIDFQEFMIMPTGAETFSESLRMGTEVFHQLKQVLKDKGHSTNVGDEGGFAPNLKSNEEAIKVVIQAIEKAGYRPGEDIFIAMDAAASEMYDAKKKKYHFKWSSGEYLTSSEMVTFWADWANKYPIISIEDGLDEDDWKGWVELTEELGDEVQLVGDDLFVTNSERLAEGISKRAANSILVKVNQIGTLTETINAVEMAQRNGYFSVMSHRSGETEDTTIADLAIALKTGQIKTGSASRSDRIAKYNQLLRIEEAMGNSARFLGKNFFFAR